The Strix aluco isolate bStrAlu1 chromosome 21, bStrAlu1.hap1, whole genome shotgun sequence sequence ATGGAGCCGCGGGAGTGATGCCTGACACCTCCTGCCCCATGGGGCTGGTCCAGTGTGGGGCTTGCGGCCCTGGGGTCCCTCAGCCCTACCTGGCAGCAGCACCCCAgcgagcagcagcaggagccccATGGGCAGGCTGGCTTGGGCTGCCTGGCCGCGCAGTCCTCCTGCCCCTCGCGCTCCTTCCTTGTGTCTCTGGgtctttgcttcctcttctgcCTGGGGTatcaaatattttgctgctgGAGGTTTAGCAAGAGCGTGGGGTGTCTTGTTTCCTGTGGTCGCAGCCAATTTCCTGCCTCCCCTGTCACTGAGAGCACTGTGACGCACTGAGCCCAgatgccctgctcctgcccctgccctaGGGGCTCCCCTTTCTgcccctggcacagcccccgcccccggcaggGTACAGTCTGGCCTTTCCGTGCCTCACTGCCACAGTCTGGCCAGGCAGGGCACCCAGTGGGGGATCTGCCTCTTGAGGGGTGGCTCAGCCCTGCACAGGGACCCCCTAAGCCCCAAACGTGCCCCCAGGCTGGGGGCAGTGCTCCTGTGTGGGCACCCTGTTCCCCCCGGGGGAAATGCAGAGAGGGAGCCCCAGCCTCCTGTCCCTTTGCAGCTGGATGTGAGCACCCATCCCCGCTGCCCTGGCCACCACATCCCTGCCAggctgtccccagcacagcccctcatCGGCTCAGTAGCCCCATGCCCAGGGCCCTCCAGGTttcccccctgtccccatcccttgTCCCTTAGGAGGAACCAGCCCTCCCAGTGTCCTCCCTCCCACCCATCAGCAACTTGCCGAGCCTGCGCTGGGTTGGGCAAACCCTTGGGAAGAAGCTCCCAGGGGTGAGGGAGGGTTTGGGGACAGGCAGGACAAACACAGCCCATGCACAGGGACCAGACCCGTGCTGGCGTCTCAGGGTCTTTATTCTACAGCCACGGGCTGGTCCTGGCTCAGACCAAAGCTTCACACGCAGACCCGCTGCTGGTGCCATCGCGAAGGCGAGGAGACAGCTTTATTGTCAACGAGTTTAGTGCTGAGAGTGTTCCTCAGTGGAGACACAACCGAGCTGTCCCTGGCCCTGACTTGTCCCTGGCCCTGAACCCTGGTCCCCGACAGTGGCTGTCTGCAGGCAAAGGGTCCCTGCCCTGAGCAACACCCGGGCCGGGCTCTGGGCTGCTGGGGGTCCCTGTGCAGTTGCTCCCAGGTTCCTTCCCCTGCAGGGAACAACTTGGGAGCCCTGTGATTCTCCATGGCTCTGCCTTAGAGCTTCCACCTCCATCCCCTCCACGCGTGGTGGCTctggggcagggctgtccccaccTGACAGTGCCAGGACATGTCCCTGGATGGGGCACTCCAGGGATGGGAGGTCTCACCCTCTTCCCCGGTCCCCCCTTCCTGGAGCTTCCCCACTCCTATATGTTCACCCAGGAGATGGCACTGGCCAGGCACAGGAAGACGAGGTCCTTCAACCCCACCAGACAATGAACAAAGAGCTGCGACCCCAGCGGGTGGAGCACAGCCCTGGCCCCTGCCCTCCCGGTGGGCTCCTGGCACcgagctggcaggagcaggcagcggaGCGGCAGGGACAATGATATGTGGGACCCACGGCCAGGCTCCCCACTCCGCTCCTTCGCAGAGGTTTTGCCACGTGGGGCTGGAGTGGGCTGTGATATCCTGGTTCATGCCTGTGTCTGGCACCTTGGGCTTAAACCAAGCTGAGAAGAAACAACTCTCCTCCAAAGCTTTCTGGGGGGACGGTGGTGAAGCTGCCGTGAAACGTGGGATGTGGTGTAGCCCAGGCGGGGCTCAGCTGGTCTGTGGTGCAGTGGGCACCTGTGTGGCCCCCTGTGACCCCATGTCCCTGCAGCCATGCCACAGCATGTCCCCCCATGGCCCCACACATCAGCCACCAGAGCCCCAGGCAATGCCAGCAGCCGAAGAAGGGAGCAGacggacagacagatggacaggcACCTGCAGGATACCCAGGCTTTATTGCAAAATTTTCTTCAGTTGGCAGCTCCAGCTCAGCAGACGCTGGCTCTCTGCACCCCCAAACTGCCCCTCTCCAGCGCAGGGGCTGCCAGGAGGGGCCAAGGCTTCACAGGGGGAGAAGCACCCAGAGCCGAGCAGCTCCTGGTGCAGGGCAGCTGTGATGGGGAGCACAGCgctggcagggtggggggcaAGGGGGCAGGAGGACGCTCCTGTGGCTCTGAGGTGGTTGGGGCAGGTGGGCAGCCCGGTGCCCTGGTGCTGCCGGTCATCTCAAAGAGCTGCAGGTTTTCCCGGTCACGGCTCCTGCACCGGCTCCTCACCCAGGCAGCCCCACACACCAGGGCCAGCGCCACGGATGCCTTCGCgctgaggaagagcaggaggtggGTGACGCTGAGCGGGGACCTGGATAGGAGAAAGATGATGCTAGAGCTTGAGTAAGGTCTGGGTAATGAGGATGGAAACTGGGGCTCTTGCATGTCTGCCAGCCACGCTGCTTGCCCCTAGGATATCCCTTGGGGCTGCTGTAACTGGGGCAACCCAGGGATGGGGGTGGCATGCAAGGGAAAAAGTGTCTTCTAGCTTGGCCAGACCCTGAGCCCTGACTCACAGCACTGGAGGCTCCTCAGAGTCCGTGGGGCCCAGGAAGTTGGTGACCAATGGGCTCATGTTGCTGCCCTCGGATGTGGTTGAAATAGCtatgaaaaaaaacacagagtCAGAGCAAAGTGGAGACCCCCCCGCACCCCATCCTGCCCCCTGCGCAGGGGTCTCTGCCCCAAGAGTTCAGGCACAGAGGTGCAGGAGGTGGAAATGAGGGTGTCCAGGCAATGCACTGGgcactgaggaggaggaggaagaaaaagggggaTTTTACTGGGAGGGGCAGGGAACCCCAAAGGACAGGCTTGTGGAAGCAGAGATGCTGAATGGGAGTGAGGGAGAGGCTCTGCTCTGCACGAAGCTCCGTACAGCCTCCTCAGTTCCTCACCCAGATTTGCACCAGGGCAGCCTCCAGCAGGTCTCGGTGCCTGCAAGGAGCTTGTTCCCACTTTGAGAACTCCTGTGTTCCCCTGGCTGGGGACgccctgtccccagcactgtGACAGGCTCCATTGCATGCCCCTGCTTTGTTCCCAGCCCGGCTTTACCTGCGGAGACCATCACCTCGATGTTGTGCCACAGGTTGAACCACAGTGTCTTACTCAACCCGCAGGAGTACCAGCCTGCATCTCTCGGCGTGACGCCGCTCAGCGTCACCGTGAACGAGCGTGCCATGTGGTTGTCCCTGATGGACACGCCATCCTGTGTCACTGTCACCTCCGAGCCGTTGGTGTGGGCGATGTAGGTGAAGCAAAACCAGAGGAAACTTGGGCGGCACCAGTACTTGGAGTAGAGCTCGTAGCCTGGCTTGTAGCTGCAGGACACTGCCAGCGAGCTGCCCTGCTTGGCCATCACGTGCGTGGGGCCCGTCACTGCCCAGCCACCtgtgggggacagggagaggTGCTGCAAGCACGTACCAGCATTGCCTTGGGGACCTGAGGATACGGGATCTGAGCCCAGGACGACCGGGGCCACCCTGTCCCAAGTGTATCCGTGCACTCAGCAGTGCAGAGATGAGATGTCCCCAGTCATTAAAAAAGAGCCCCCGTCAACCATGCATGTTATTAAATGAGCAAAAAGCCTTATTAGCAGGGTTCGTATGACAGCAATACAAGCAGATCTCAGAGATCACCCCCTGTAGCCACCCACTGGCCACAAGAAAAAGACGGTATTAGCTGGGCTCTTGCCGTGACCGCGCTGGGCTTCCTGGGCTTGCTGGGTCCCAACCTCTCCACAGCTCTGCCAGAGCCCGTGGGGTGGGAACCGCCTGCCCTGTGCTCCCGGGTCTCACCTGAGAAAAGGGTCCAAACCAGGAAAATCCTCATTTTCCAGCTTCTCACTCCCGACATGGATTTTTCCCTGTGGTTATTCACGAAGCACCCTGTGGGACAGAGCCAGGATCACATGCACCCAGGTCCCAGAAGTTTTCCAAGCCTCCTTCTCCTGTTGCTTCCTTGGGCAGTGTTTACCCACAGACCCTAGACGTCTTTTTTAAAGGcagtttcttccttccctttgcCAGGGACCATGACTCACCCTGGGGGTGTCTCATGAGAGAGACTCTTTGCTTTTGCTCTGAAACAGCCACTGGTGCCAAAAGGTCAAAATGCAGCAGGTTCCTCCTTCGCGATGCCCATCCCAGTGGTGAATGCAGCCCCTTCCCCATGCACAGAGAGCTAAGGGTTTCAGGGGGCTTTGTAGGGAGGCTGGGGCAGAACAGGGGTCCAGGGACTGGGGTAGAGTGAATGCAGGTCAGCCCCTGCAGATGGACCCGGTGGGACCATTGGGATACTCTCCTGGTCGTGATGGACTGGGATGGTGAACTGGGATGGTGGGCTGGGATGATGTACAGCCATCCCCGCTGCACTGCTGCTCCCTGGCTCCCGATCCAGCTGCCAGTGGGATCTGGGCTGCTTTTGCTTGTTCTCTCAAGCAGAAGTGTCTCATTTCCCCgcagaaatgccttttttggtACAGCCATGGGTTTTGAGTGACAACactgtttttctcctgaaaataaatgtttccgCTGAAAGTTTCAGAAACCCCAACATAAAAAGCAAAACCGCTTCCCTGGCAGGTGCCTTGCTGATGGTTTTCTTCCTTGATACCCTTTGGAAAGAGCAGAAAGCACAAACCCCCAACGCTGCCAGAGGCTGAGGCTGCTCCttccccccatcccatcccctccctgtcccacaCCATGACAAGAGGAAGCTCTTCTTTCTGATCATCAAATAACCTTCTTCATTCCCAGTGAACTATGTGAGTCAagctgctgcaaacagcagcGAGATCTAAATTCAAGAAGTGGCTGGAGATTACAAACATGCTTTCTGTTGATAAGCTTTCTTGGAAAGGCTGGGCAGCCAGGGCTCCGGCCACCTCCTcagctgctctcctcctccttgcttgGAGTGTTGGTTCCCATTCCCCCTCCTAACTCAGCCCCAGCAGTACTGGGGTGCCCCAGGGACCCTCaaaggggacagcagcagcagagcagctctgtgggtgcACCAGATtgtcccctctcccctccagacCGAGCTCCCACAGAAGaatttctttatcagtttctctgAAGCTAAAACAATGTGTTTGCTGACAAGCCGGGAAAACATCCCGCTCCTCAGCCTGTGCAGGAGTCAGGGAGGTGGTTTCTTGCCAACCAAGAGGCGTGGGTCAATCTGCCAAAGCAGCGCAGGGCCAGGGGACTCTCAGGGTCCCACCGGCTGGGGCCTGGTGCCAGCATGGCCTTGGGCTCCATCATCATGGGTAGAGGCTGTCACACCGCCGAGACGCCACGGTGATGGGACAGCAGCAGCCGCCTCCTGAAATGCTTCTTCACCTCCTCTGGCACAGCAAGGATGTCCTGGGGCTGACCATAACAGCATCCTCGGGGCTGGCCCCACAGGGACCCTCTGCCCATGAGGGATGCTCTGCTAGGAAAAGTAGGAAACCTCTTCTCCCGGGAAATGACGGCCAGGcatcccccccacctcctcctggcACAGGGTGTTTGTGTAGATATCATCATCCTCCAGTTTAGGGTCCTGCTCCGTGTCACTGCGGCCACCCTGACAAGGGGACAGCGtgtccccacagccctggggcacAGCTGGGCGATGCGGGAGCTGCCCAGGGCGAGCAGCCATGCTACATGGCCcctgcccacgctgcctgcgctgcccacgctgcctgcagcaggggcCCTCACCTCTGCCAGGTCCAGCTCGTTGTTGTAGATGGGGCCCTGGTCCAGCTCTGTGGCGATTCCTGGCTCGCACGGGGAAGGGGGGGCTTTGGTGCAAGGGGGCAACGTGCCAGAAAGCAGAGACACAGGgggaggttttctgtgttgctgggaggggagaggtCCCCACAGCCCCATGCCCAGGCCAGGTTTGTCCCCCAGGTCCTGGGACGGGCACGGACATGTGCCTGGGATGGAGCATGCATGGGCACTGTTACCTTCCCTCCTCCTGCGCAGGGTGCAGAGGAGCCTGGAGGAGCCGGCAGCAGCTGGGAGGGTGAGCAGGACCACGCTGGGCACCAGGGTGCTCTGGGCTGGCCCCGCAGGACTGGAGGTGAGGGGAGAGGAGCGGGGCTGTTCTCTCCCTTCCAAGGCTGACACTTCACTTCTGCAGTGCCCTGCGTGCCcatgccctcctgcagcccctctgcagccAGGGGACAACGGCCTGGGACCCCATTGCATCACCCCCAAATGCCCAGCCTGATGGATGAAGACCCTGCATGTCCCCACAAGCCCCCTCACACAGGGACACCCACCGCTGCCCACAGCGGTGAGAGCCCCTGCCCTCCTCTGGGCCCACCCTGTGTCCCGTGGCCCTGGGCTCACCCCCTGCAGCGGTGGCTGAGGACTGATGTGGGATGGGTGCAGCCTCCTGGGGGCTCAGAGGGCATCAGCTCACCTTCTGGGCTGCATTTTGGCTGAGAGGGACATGCCAGGCCCTGCCAGCTCTCGAGTGTGTGGGTTCTGCTGGGGTCTACAGCACTGAGCTGGTCTGGGGGGAAGTGGGAGGTGTGAGAGACACAGAGATGAGGGAGCGGGAGTGATCCGAACGTCACCGGGAGCTGCCATACAGCACCGAAGGCTGTGGCTGGGTAGCTGGGGGTTGGCTCTGCCAATGGTGCTCGCTGGGACAGAGTAGTTGGGGTGACGTGGGgcttccacctcttcctcctcctcctcctctgtcttttttaTCCCAGGTATGACCATGCTGGGGCTCAGGGGAAAATCGGGAGCATGGCTGCATCACTGGAGCTGGTtcaggcagcagctccccccgTGCTCCCGCTCCCCATTCAGCACTGGAGCTTCTCACAGACGATGAGGCTTGGGTTGCCCCTGGGAGCACGGGGCACCCAGAGGAGCTCCCCTGGCCCGTGGCAGGGCGGGGATGGAGCTGAGCTTCCCCCTGGCTTGAGCTCCAGCTtgtctgctgctgcccagggtgCTGCCGCAGGGCTGTCCACATGCCCTTCATGCAGCATCTccctacttctttttttttttttccatccgtgtgggttttcttcctctttctaaaACTGCTGCATAggtttccattttgcagcagggtgATTATACATGGGTAGATGACGAGACCTACCCAAATAGGggcttttccttctgcagctcctccacctgggATACGCAGCTGAAATCCTGATGTCTCCatgggaggctgggctggggagagcaggatGGGACCCCCCTGCAGCCAGGGTCCCCTGGGaccctccctccaccccaccctGACCTTTGGTCCCTTTGCTCTGTGCAGAGACCTGGAGGGAAAGGAACGAGGTGCCGggtaaaaataaagaagcagaagTCTGAGGGCTGTGTGGGAACAGGGGTGACCACACTGGCCACGGCACCACCTATTTCCTGGGGCACCTCGGAGTCACTGGGCATGGGGAGGGGACAGAGGTCACATCTCCAACCAGATGCTgatctccccttcctccccacgtACTCCTTATGGCTGAGCACCAGAACTGGGGAGAATGAGAAGGGTCTGCCAGGGCGCAGCATCCTCTGGTCCCCTGCAGCCTGGACCGGGGATGCTGGGCTTTTAATCCCTGACTGGGGGATATTTTAAACACATCCCAAATGTTCTGGTCTCATCTCATTTAATAACCTCATGGCAAGGTGGGGATAAACAGTGCTGGCCTGGCAGCCCTTCTCACCCTTCCCCTGGAGCGGGAGGAGGCTTGGCAGAAGTGGCTCAGAGGTGGAGGCTCCAGCTGGAATACGCGTGGGGAAGGCACCTACAAAGGAATTTGCTGACTGGGGATGTCGAGGGCAGCTCAGTTACCCGAAAGTAGCCAGAAGCAGCTCTTCAAAGAGCCACTTTAGTAGAGAGGCTGGGGTAATTTTCCAAGCCACATCCATACTATCACCATCAGATGAGAGGTACAgttcccccttccctttctctgtttcaggttttgtttctggGCAGGATGAGCAGATGCCCAGTCCAGTGCAGGGGCTGGGACACCTGGCACAGCCCAGGGCTGATTCCTCCCCATCTCCACAGTCCCCAGGACACTGTTACCC is a genomic window containing:
- the CD300LF gene encoding CMRF35-like molecule 1, with product MSGVRSWKMRIFLVWTLFSGGWAVTGPTHVMAKQGSSLAVSCSYKPGYELYSKYWCRPSFLWFCFTYIAHTNGSEVTVTQDGVSIRDNHMARSFTVTLSGVTPRDAGWYSCGLSKTLWFNLWHNIEVMVSAAISTTSEGSNMSPLVTNFLGPTDSEEPPVLSPLSVTHLLLFLSAKASVALALVCGAAWVRSRCRSRDRENLQLFEMTGSTRAPGCPPAPTTSEPQERPPAPLPPTLPALCSPSQLPCTRSCSALGASPPVKPWPLLAAPALERGSLGVQRASVC